The DNA region TTGAACAAGTTCGGCAAAAGATTCGTCGGCAAATTGTACGTCAATATTTACGTGATGGCAAGCTTTACGCTGTGACCCTAACTCCCCACTGGGAACAGCAAATTGCCGAGAGCTTGCAACCAACTTCTCTGGGGATTTACCCTTTAATGGATACTGCAAAAACTGAACAGTTTATTGAAAAAGTAAAACAAAATTTAACTGAAATTGCACGGAAGGGATTAAACCCGATAATCATTACTTCTAGCAGGGTGCGGTTACCTTTGCGGCGCTTGCTGGATCGTTTTTATCCCCAGGCGGTTTTACTTAGCATCAATGAAATTCCACCGGATATTGATGTGGAAATCGTAGGGACGGTGAGTTAAGATGAAAATTAAAAAGTACACGGCAAAGGATATGGCGGAAGCACTTCAGATGATAAAGTTTGATTTAGGGCCGGAGGCAATAATTTTAGAAAGCCGAACGGTGCGACAACCGGGAATCCTCGGCTTTTTTAAACCACCGGTTTTTGAAGTGCTGGCAGCAGTTGATGAAACCCCAAAACCCAAGGGGGAGGGGCTTAAAGAATCCTTTGAAGTTAAAAAAGACCTGGCAGAGTTAAAGTTACTGGTGAAAGATTTAGCAAGGGTTACCGGAACTGAGGCCGGTAATTTTGCCCTTTGGCGGGAACGTTTATTAAAACTTGAGCTTGCTCCGGATATTGTGGAACAAATTTTACTGGAGCTACAAGATGTTTTAGAGGAAGTATCTCCCGATGAGGCAGAAGGCGAAGAAATGGTAAGACAGTATTTGCTAAAATTACTTAAACCGTATTACAGCGACTTCAAAGATTTTCCCTTAAAAGCATTAATAGGACCCACGGGTGTTGGCAAAACCACAACTTTAGCCAAAATTGCCGGGCGTTTAGCAATCCATGAAGAAAAACCTGTCCGTTTTATTACTTTAGACACTTTTCGGGTAGGTGCGGTAGAGCAACTGAAAATTTACGGCAAATACCTGGGCTCGACGGTGAAAGTAGCAAGTTCTCCTATGGAACTCTGGCGGGCAGTGCAGAAACAAAATGAAGGTGAAACAATATTTATTGATACCGCCGGCCGTCCTTCCAAAAAACAAAGTCAAATCCAAGAGTTGGCCGCCTTTTTAGAAGCAGTAAAAAAGGATAAAGATATTTATCTGGTAATCAGTGCCACATCAAAGCCGGAAGATGCGGAAAAAATTGCCAAAGATTTTTCCCCTTGTGGCTTTAATAAATTTATTATTACAAAGCTTGATGAAACCGAACGGTTTGGGGTATTAATCAATTTAATCGTCAAATTTCAAAAACCGATTGCTTATTTAGGTGTTGGGCAAAATGTTCCCGATGATTTAATAGTTGCTACCCCTGAGCTTATCGTGGAACAGGTGTGGAAGGGGTGGTAGAAATGTATCAGCAAGCTTTTGGTTTAATTAAAAATAAGAGCGAAAACGGGTTAAACGCTTCTTCCCAGAGGATTATTGCGGTAACCAGTGGCAAGGGAGGGGTGGGAAAGTCCAATTTTGTAGCAAACTTAGCTTTGGCCTTGGCAGACCTTGCTAAAAAAGTCTTAATTTTAGATGCGGACTTGGGTCTTGCTAATGTGGAACTTCTTTTTGGAGTAACTCCCCAATGCACTTTGCTTGACTATTTAAATAGCGAAAAAGAGGTTAATGATTTAATTACTCCTTTAAAATCTAATGTCGATTTAATATCTGGCGGTGCCGGACTTTTGGAGTTAACAACGTTAACTGTCAAACAAAGGAAAAAAATTATCCAGCTAATTGAAAATCTTCCCCAAAATTATGATATAATCTTAATTGATACTGGAGCTGGAATTAATAAGGAAGTAATGAGTTTTGTAGCAGCGGCTAGAGAGGTAATTTTAATAATTACGCCGGAACCAACTTCCATTACCGACGCCTACACTATGCTTAAAATGCTGGCCCGCCATCAGCTTAACCAAAAAATTTATTTAGTTGTAAACCGAGTCAGAGATGAAAAAGAAGGAGAAAAAATTGCCGAACGAATTTTGCTCGCAGCCAATAAATATTTAAATCTTCACCCGGAAAAACTTGGCTTTCTTGTGGAAGACCGAAATCTTCCCGAAGCTGTAAGGCAGATGAAGCCGTGTTATTGGAAATTTCCCAATAGTTTGGTGACCAAGAATCTCAAAGGGATCGCCCGTAAACTTACTACTGAAACCTTGACTGAACAGAAAAATGATAACTTTGCGGGTTTTTTTACCAAGCTTTTAAGAATATTCGGATAGGTGGTATATGTTGCACGAATTTTTAAAGCTTGAACTTTATCCCAACCTAGCGGTAAAAAAAAGTTTTCCTGCTCAGGTTCAGGAAGTTAAAGAACAAAGCTTCTTGATTCTTGGCCCTTTTGACCGGGGTACCCTACTTTTTCTTTATCCCGAGCAGGAAGTTTTAATTGAATATGTTGAGGAAGGGTGTCGTTACCAGTTTGCAACGCGTATTATCCGCAGATTGCAAAAGCCTTTTTTTGGCTATGAATTGTTGCTACCAACGCCGGAGAGCATTCACAGGATTCAACTGCGCCGTTTTGTTCGCCATAAAAAAGTCCTGGATGTTTGTTATGCGCTCTTGAATAACAATGGGGAGTTAAATTGGAAAAAAGCAAAGTCTGTAGACTTAAGTAGTGGCGGAATGAAAATAGCAACTTCTGAACTTTTGCCGGTTAATTCTTTACTTAAGTTACAGTTTTACGTTGAATTAAAAGGGAAAATTATTGAATTTTTATTAGATGGGGAGATTAAACGCGTAGAAAAGATACCGAGCGGTATTTATCATTATGGGATTGAGTTCAAAAATATTACCCGGCAGGAACAAGATACCCTCTTTGCTTATGTATTTCAAGAAATGCAGAAAAGTAGAAGAACTATGGCCGATGGGAAGTGAGAGCTTGGATGTGGCCGTTTTATGGACCGAATACTTCCAGCATAAATCATTGCAACAGAGAAATGAATTGGTGGAGTATTATTTACCGTTAGTCCGGAAAGTGGCGGCGGCAATGAGTTTAAAACTTCCTGCCCACCTCTACAGAGAAGACATTGAAGGTTACGGTATTATTGGCTTAATCGAAGCGGTAGAAACCTTTGACCAGAGCCGCGGTGTAAAGTTTGAATCGTATGCTTCCTTAAAGATTCGGGCAGCGATTATCGATGAATTGCGAAAACAGAACTTTTTGCCGCGCTCGGTGTGGGATAAGATAAAAAAAGTAACAACCAGCGAAGAAATGCTGATGAATACAAACATTGGTGAAGAGGTGCCGGCCGAAAAAATAGCAGAGCAGCTTGGAATAAGCGTCAGCGATGTTTTAAAAATAAAAACCTTGATGGCTTTAAAAAATCACCTATCTTTAGATGAGATGGTTGATCCGGAGAGTTCTCTTGACCGTTTTTCCCTGCTTGCGGATGATGAAAAATATTCGCCGGAAAATATGTATTTACAAAAAGTTGAATTTGAGGAACTGCGGGAAGCGATTAAACGGTTAAACGAAAGGGAACAACTGATTTTACAGTTATTTTATGTTGAAGAATTATCTTTAAAAGAAATCGCTGCCATACTGGATATCTCCGTGTCCCGGGTTTCCCAAATTGCTTCCAAAGCGTTAGAAAAGCTGCGGAAATTATTAAATGAAGGGGTTGGCGTTTAATGCTTAGGGGAATTTATATTTCTGCTACCGGCCTGAAAGCGGGCATTAAACAGTTGGACACGATTGCCAATAATATCGCCAACATCAATACCGTCGGGTATCGGGCCGATGAAGTGGTGAATTCTGGTTTTGAGGAAAAGGTTATTAATTATGCGGGTAGCGCTATTGGTAGCCTTGAGTACGGTGTTAATCCCGATTTAAATTATTTGGACTTTTCTTCTGGGAAGTTTGTCTCAACAGGTCGGAACTTAGATTTTGCCCTTTTCGGTAACGGTTTTTTTGTGGTGGAAACGCGGGGAGGTTTGAGATATACTCGGGCCGGGGACTTCCAGGTAAACAAAAATGGTTATCTATGCTTGCCTGACGGAAGTTTGCTTTTAGGAGAAAAAGGGCCTATAAAAATCGATGCGGAAGAGCTTTATGTAGAAAAAGACGGACGAATTTATAATAAGGAGCGTACCCGTTATTTTGGCCGTCTTAGGATTGCCGAACCTATAAACCCTGCTTTATTAGAAAAAGAAGGTCATAATTTTTTTGTAACAGCCGCAAACAACTTACGTCCGGGAAATGCTTTGGTTTTACAGGGCTTTTTAGAACAAAGCAACGTTGACCCCAATCGAGAATATCCTGCGCTTTTAGAGAGCTTGCGGTATCTACAAAGCAACGTTCGGGGGCTTAAAGTACAGGATGAGCTGCTGAGCAAAGCGGTTAATGAACTTGGCAAAGTGAGATAAGTTAGGTAAAGAATGAAAAGTACCATGGAACTACAAGTAGGAATTGCCGATTACAAGCTCGGCAGCAGTCCGGTTAAAATAGTAACCTATGGTTTGGGGTCGTGTGTTGGTGTAAGCTTTTTTGATCCGCGCTTAAAATTGGGGGCACTTTTACATGTAATGCTTCCGGACAGTTCGCAGTTTAGCGGGCAAATAAAACCGGAGAAATTTGCGGATACCGGGATTCCTTTGGTGGTAAGGGAAATGGAAAAGCATGGAACTAAAAAAAGCTCTTTAGAGGTAAAAATGGTAGGTGGCGCTCAGATGTTTTCTGGTCCCGGGGCGCAAACGATTATGAACATTGGTGAGCGCAACATTGCTATGTGTAAAAAGGTAATTAACCGACTTGGCCTTAAACTTGTAGCAGAAGAAGTGGGTGGAAATAAGGGCCGGACGATGATATTAGATACCTCTACCGGAAATGTTACTGTAAAAATAATTGGAAATATAATAAAGGTGATTTAATGAATTTCGCGGAATTTAAACTCCAGGTATATAAAAGATATGGTTTGGATTTGAACCAGTATAAGGAAAACCAGGTGCAGAGGCGGCTCACCCTTTTTTTAGAAAAATCTGGCCTTGGGGATTTTAACAATCTTCTTGTGGCTATGGACAAAGATGCCAAAATGTTTGAAAAATTTATTGATACTCTTACCATAAATGTTACTGAATTTTTTCGAGATCCCAAAATTTTTTTTAAATTGTACGAAAAATACTTACCGGAATTGCGTGGGAAAACTTCGATAAAAATTTGGAGCGCTGGCTGTTCTACGGGAGCCGAGCCGTATTCTGTGGCAATCTTTTTAGAAGAATTAGGCTTGAAAAACTATAAACTGGATGCTACCGATTTGGACGAAAACATCTTAAAAGCTGCCAGGGAAGGAAAATTTGGCCAGGATGCTTTAAAAAATGTGCCTGAGCCCTGGCGCATTAAATATTTTGATAAAATAGGTGACCAGTATCAGGTGAAATTAAATCTACGGCGCAAAGTAAATTTTAAGCAGCAAAATCTTTTAAAGGACAGCTTTGATCATGATTATAACGTGATTCTTTGTCGTAACGTTATCATTTATTTTACCAGGGAAGCTCAGGACAATTTATACCGCAAATTTTCCGATAGCTTGGTAGCAAAGGGGATCCTTTTTATTGGGGGGAGTGAAGTAATTTTTAATCCTGAAAAATACAGGTTAATGCGGATGGAACCGTGTTACTACAGGAAAATATTGTAAGAAAGGAGGAGGTTGATGGCTAATGAAAAGGATAATTTAAAACTGGATGCCCTAAAAGAAATAGGCAATATTGGCATAGCAAATGCGGCTACAGCCTTAGCGGAGTTTCTGGCGCGCAGGATTGACATGGATGTGCCGGAGGCCGTGGTTATTAGTTTTGATGAAATTATCCAGCGTATTGGCAGTCCTGAAGAGCTGGTTTCCTGTATTTTCCTTGGCATCAAGGGAGATGCCCCGGGGGACATTCTTTTTATTTTTAATCAGGAAAGTACCAACAAGCTCTTAAAACTTTTAACCGGTGTTGAAGCCAGCGGTTATGAGCTGGATGAATTTTCCGCTTCTGCCTTAAAAGAAATTTGCAACATCTTAGCCGGTTCTTTTGCGCAGGCTATTGGCAGTTTAACCGGGTTAAATTTTATATCGGAAGTACCGCTTTTTAGCTATGATATGCTGGCCGCAACCCTTACCACCGGGCTTATAGCCTCGGGAGTTTTTGATGAACAGGTTTTGGTAATAGATACCAATTTAATTGAAAAGGGTGAAAAAATCAAGGGTCATTTTTTCTATGTACCCAAACCAGGTTCATTGCAAAAAATTTTTTCAGCTTTAGGGATTTAACTTAAAAATCAGGAGGGAAAGGAATGTCGGCAAAAGTGTTAATTGTGGATGATGCGGCTTTTATGCGGATGATGATTAAAAATATCCTGGTAAAAAACGGTTATGAGATTGTGGGTGAGGCTGAAAATGGTGCTCAGGCTGTGGAAATGTACAAGCAGCTTAAGCCTGATGTCGTAACCATGGACATTACCATGCCTGAAATGGATGGTATCCAGGCTGTCCGCGAAATTAAAAAAATTGATCCTAACGCCAAAATCATCATGTGTAGCGCTATGGGGCAGCAAGCCTTAGTTATGGAGGCAATTCAAGCCGGGGCGATGGATTTTATTGTAAAGCCTTTTCAGCAAGATCGAATTCTGCAAGCTTTTGAAAAAACTTTAAAGAGATAAGGCGAAAGGCGGGATTCAGTTGCCTGAGCTAAATGAGAGCAAAGAAGTTTTGTCCCAGGAGGAGATAGATTCTTTAATTGCGGCCCTGGCTTCCGGGAATATTGAAAAAATTACCCAAGAAAAAAAGGAAGAGGTGCGGTACCGAAAGTACGATTTTCGAAGACCCAATAAATTTTCCAAGGAAAACCTGCGGACTTTACACCTAATCCATGATAACTATGCCCGGCTTATATCTAACTTTCTTACCGGGTATCTTCGCACAAACATATCGGTTAAGGTTGCCTCGGTAGACCAGGCCACGTATGAAGATTTTTTGGTTTCAGTGCCGACCCCGACTTTAATTACAACTTTTCGCCTGCATCCTTTAAAGGGAAGTATGGTGATGGAAACCAATCTACAATTTATTTTTCCCATTATCAGCCTTTTATTTGGTGGCAGCGGCGATATGCCGCCAGAGATACGGGAACTTACGGATATCGAACTAGCAGTGGTGAAAAAATTAAACTATCGTTTATTGGAAAATTTGACCCAGTCTTGGATGGACATTATCCAGGTAGAGCCAGAGATTGAATCGATGGAAAACAACCCGCGGCTTCACCAGGTTTTATCTCCTAACGAAATAGTAGCAATAATAACCTTTACCACGGAAATCTTAAACAACAAAGGGCTTATAAACTTGTGCCTGCCCTTTGAAGTTCTTGACCCACTTTTAGCGAAGTTATCTGCCAGTTACTGGTTTTCGCATGCAGCTGATGCGGACCGGGAAGCCTTTGCCCGGCATATGGAAAACTTTTTAGCTCAAAGCGAGCTTATGATTACTGCTGTTTTAGGCGAAACGGATCTTAGAGTGCGGGATTTTTTAAAGGTTGAGCCAGGAGATATTATTGTTTTAAATAAAAGGTTGGATGAAGAATTAGAGCTTTTGATTGAGGACCAAGCGTTATTTAAAGTTCAGCCTGGCCGTTTGGACGATAAGCTTTGCTGCCAGATTACCAGGATTACAGAAAGGGATGAAGCCGATGGATAACCAATTTTTAAGCCAAGAAGAGATTGATGCGCTACTTAAGGGAACTGTGGGCGAGTCCCAGGAAAGTGAAAGTCAAGGCAGTGCCGAGGTTTTAACGGCGGAAGAAAAAGATGCTTTAGGCGAAGTAGGAAATATTTCCATGGGCTCAGCGGCTACTTCCCTGTCTCAGCTGGTAGGGCGTAAAGTAACCATTACCAGTCCAAGAGTGGAGGTTAGTAACGAAAAGGAGTTTTTTGCTAATTTTCTCGAGCCGTACATGGTTATTGAAGTAGAATTTACCGAAGGCCTTACTGGAAAAAATATTTTAATCATTAAAGAGCATGAAGTGGGAGTAATTGCCAATTTGATGATGGGGGGCGATGGTACCCAGACCGGGGAAATAACTGAACTAGAACAAAGTGCAGCAAGAGAAGCTATGAACCAAATGATTGCCAGCAGTGCCACCGCCCTTTCGG from Carboxydothermus pertinax includes:
- a CDS encoding flagellar biosynthesis protein FlhF; the protein is MKIKKYTAKDMAEALQMIKFDLGPEAIILESRTVRQPGILGFFKPPVFEVLAAVDETPKPKGEGLKESFEVKKDLAELKLLVKDLARVTGTEAGNFALWRERLLKLELAPDIVEQILLELQDVLEEVSPDEAEGEEMVRQYLLKLLKPYYSDFKDFPLKALIGPTGVGKTTTLAKIAGRLAIHEEKPVRFITLDTFRVGAVEQLKIYGKYLGSTVKVASSPMELWRAVQKQNEGETIFIDTAGRPSKKQSQIQELAAFLEAVKKDKDIYLVISATSKPEDAEKIAKDFSPCGFNKFIITKLDETERFGVLINLIVKFQKPIAYLGVGQNVPDDLIVATPELIVEQVWKGW
- a CDS encoding MinD/ParA family protein, yielding MYQQAFGLIKNKSENGLNASSQRIIAVTSGKGGVGKSNFVANLALALADLAKKVLILDADLGLANVELLFGVTPQCTLLDYLNSEKEVNDLITPLKSNVDLISGGAGLLELTTLTVKQRKKIIQLIENLPQNYDIILIDTGAGINKEVMSFVAAAREVILIITPEPTSITDAYTMLKMLARHQLNQKIYLVVNRVRDEKEGEKIAERILLAANKYLNLHPEKLGFLVEDRNLPEAVRQMKPCYWKFPNSLVTKNLKGIARKLTTETLTEQKNDNFAGFFTKLLRIFG
- a CDS encoding flagellar brake protein; translated protein: MHEFLKLELYPNLAVKKSFPAQVQEVKEQSFLILGPFDRGTLLFLYPEQEVLIEYVEEGCRYQFATRIIRRLQKPFFGYELLLPTPESIHRIQLRRFVRHKKVLDVCYALLNNNGELNWKKAKSVDLSSGGMKIATSELLPVNSLLKLQFYVELKGKIIEFLLDGEIKRVEKIPSGIYHYGIEFKNITRQEQDTLFAYVFQEMQKSRRTMADGK
- a CDS encoding sigma-70 family RNA polymerase sigma factor produces the protein MGSESLDVAVLWTEYFQHKSLQQRNELVEYYLPLVRKVAAAMSLKLPAHLYREDIEGYGIIGLIEAVETFDQSRGVKFESYASLKIRAAIIDELRKQNFLPRSVWDKIKKVTTSEEMLMNTNIGEEVPAEKIAEQLGISVSDVLKIKTLMALKNHLSLDEMVDPESSLDRFSLLADDEKYSPENMYLQKVEFEELREAIKRLNEREQLILQLFYVEELSLKEIAAILDISVSRVSQIASKALEKLRKLLNEGVGV
- a CDS encoding flagellar hook-basal body protein; this encodes MLRGIYISATGLKAGIKQLDTIANNIANINTVGYRADEVVNSGFEEKVINYAGSAIGSLEYGVNPDLNYLDFSSGKFVSTGRNLDFALFGNGFFVVETRGGLRYTRAGDFQVNKNGYLCLPDGSLLLGEKGPIKIDAEELYVEKDGRIYNKERTRYFGRLRIAEPINPALLEKEGHNFFVTAANNLRPGNALVLQGFLEQSNVDPNREYPALLESLRYLQSNVRGLKVQDELLSKAVNELGKVR
- a CDS encoding chemotaxis protein CheD — its product is MELQVGIADYKLGSSPVKIVTYGLGSCVGVSFFDPRLKLGALLHVMLPDSSQFSGQIKPEKFADTGIPLVVREMEKHGTKKSSLEVKMVGGAQMFSGPGAQTIMNIGERNIAMCKKVINRLGLKLVAEEVGGNKGRTMILDTSTGNVTVKIIGNIIKVI
- a CDS encoding CheR family methyltransferase, coding for MNFAEFKLQVYKRYGLDLNQYKENQVQRRLTLFLEKSGLGDFNNLLVAMDKDAKMFEKFIDTLTINVTEFFRDPKIFFKLYEKYLPELRGKTSIKIWSAGCSTGAEPYSVAIFLEELGLKNYKLDATDLDENILKAAREGKFGQDALKNVPEPWRIKYFDKIGDQYQVKLNLRRKVNFKQQNLLKDSFDHDYNVILCRNVIIYFTREAQDNLYRKFSDSLVAKGILFIGGSEVIFNPEKYRLMRMEPCYYRKIL
- a CDS encoding chemotaxis protein CheC, with amino-acid sequence MANEKDNLKLDALKEIGNIGIANAATALAEFLARRIDMDVPEAVVISFDEIIQRIGSPEELVSCIFLGIKGDAPGDILFIFNQESTNKLLKLLTGVEASGYELDEFSASALKEICNILAGSFAQAIGSLTGLNFISEVPLFSYDMLAATLTTGLIASGVFDEQVLVIDTNLIEKGEKIKGHFFYVPKPGSLQKIFSALGI
- a CDS encoding response regulator, yielding MSAKVLIVDDAAFMRMMIKNILVKNGYEIVGEAENGAQAVEMYKQLKPDVVTMDITMPEMDGIQAVREIKKIDPNAKIIMCSAMGQQALVMEAIQAGAMDFIVKPFQQDRILQAFEKTLKR
- the fliM gene encoding flagellar motor switch protein FliM yields the protein MPELNESKEVLSQEEIDSLIAALASGNIEKITQEKKEEVRYRKYDFRRPNKFSKENLRTLHLIHDNYARLISNFLTGYLRTNISVKVASVDQATYEDFLVSVPTPTLITTFRLHPLKGSMVMETNLQFIFPIISLLFGGSGDMPPEIRELTDIELAVVKKLNYRLLENLTQSWMDIIQVEPEIESMENNPRLHQVLSPNEIVAIITFTTEILNNKGLINLCLPFEVLDPLLAKLSASYWFSHAADADREAFARHMENFLAQSELMITAVLGETDLRVRDFLKVEPGDIIVLNKRLDEELELLIEDQALFKVQPGRLDDKLCCQITRITERDEADG